The stretch of DNA GTGTTACTTCAATCACTACTTATACATTTAAAGCTATTTATATATTTGATAGAGATTATAATTATAGTAGAAGTGCGGATTGTCAAATCTTATTGGGAATAAGTTACAGGAGAGCAAAGCATTATGACTTGGCAGAAACACATTTAAAAAATGCATTAAAGTATTCCACAATGTTTAAAGATGAAACACTTAACGGGATAATCTACCACAACTTAGGATATATTTCCTCGTGTAAGAAGGAACATCTAAAAGCAATTGACCGCTATGAAAAAAGTCTAGGTTATAAACAAAGTCAATCCCCTCAAAATATGGCTAATACCATTTATCTATTGGCATCTGAACACTATGAATTAGGGAACTTTGAGAAAGTTTTAGAATTGATTAAATCTGGTTTAGACCTTGTGGATGAAGAACAGGAATCTTATTATAATCTAATCCTTCTTCAATACAAGATCAACGGAATTGAGTCTGAAGAATATATTCAATATCTCAGAAAAAAAGCTATACCCTTTTTCGAGCATAAAGGAATATGGGAATATGTTTCTAACTATGCCGAATTATTAGCAGACATGTTCTTTAACCAAGGGCATTACAAAAAAGCAAGTGAGTATTATAGAGTTGCAAATAATGCAAGAAAAAACATTTTTTAATTTAGGAGGATAGATATATGAAAAAACTAATATTTTTTATAATCATAGGAATTTTTACAATCTCTTCATTACATTCTTATACTCTTCAAACTTCAGATAACAATCCAAGTATTAAAAGTTTAAAGATTGCGGCTGATAATAACCCTAGCATCAAGAAAGCATTTATGGCTTCTGATAACAATCCTGGAATTAAAAGCTTTATTCTTGCAGCTGATAATAACCCTAGTATCAAGAAAGCTTTCATAGCTTCTGACAACAACCCTGGAATTAAAAATTTTATTCTTGCAGCTGATAACAATCCTAGTATTAAAAGTTTTAGAATTTCATCTGATAATAACCCTAGTATAAAAAATGCATAGGAAACTGATTAGAAAAAGCTCTCAAACCTGAGAGCTTTTTTTCATGCCCTAATAACCACCTTCGTCCCAATAGGCACGATCTGCGATAATTCCAAAACATGATTATTTTGCATCCGCACACATCCTTTGGATACGTTTTTGCCGATGGATGATGGTGTATCTGTGCCATGTATGCCATAGTGTGGGCGTGAGAGTCCCATCCACATGACTCCGAACGGTCCACCTGGATTTGGTGCTTTATTGATTATGGTATAGGTTCCGGTCGGTGTAGGTGTTAGCATTTTTCCTACGCCGATCGGATAACGTTTGATTACTTTCCCATCTTTTACGAGGGCTAGTCTTTTTCTTACTGTTGAAATATAGATCTCATAAGGCATCATCATACCTCCCGCTTTAGCTTATGCAGGACAAATATGAAATGACTCTATTTGGCTATTTGGCTACCATGAAGCATTGTTCACTATGTGTGGCTGGTTTTCGGCCAGTAGCTTCTAAAAAGCTCTCTGCCGTTGTTAATCCTACGTGTTTAAATGTTTTTTTCAACACTTTTTGTTTTTCCTCTGTTTCATTTGGCAGTTGTTTTAAAAACGCTTCGAAGCTGCCAAACTTCTTTACTAGTTCGTGGACTCTCTTTGCGTTTTCAATCGTCGCTTCAATCTTTTTTCTATGTCTGACAATCCCTGCATCATTTAGTAAACCATCAATCTCTTTTTCACCAAACTGCATGACCTTTTCTATATCAAACTGCGAAAACGCATTTCTAAAGTTTTCTCTTTTGTGAAGAATCGTCTTCCAGCTTAAACCGGATTGAAATAGCTCTAGTGTTAAACATTCGAACAACTCATTGTCGCCTTCTACATATTGACCCCATTCGGTATCATGATACTGTTGCAGCATCTCACTTTCTTCACTCCATTTGCATCGGTTCATCTCATATACTCCTTTTTAAAAAATAAAAAGCGCAGCGGGGCTGCACTTTAGTTATTGGGTTGCACGCATTTCTGAAAACGGATAGATAACGACCTCTGAACGACCTTCAATGGCTTTCGTTTCAATCAAACCTAGTCCGTTTCGGGAGTCCATACTATTAAGACGGTTGTCACCCATTACGAAAACTTTTCCTTTAGGGACTTTAAGTGGTCCGAAGTCTTCTGTTAAATACACACCTAAGCTTTTCGCTTCCGATTTGTTTTCTTGCAGATACGATTCTTTCACTTTTTTATTATTAACATAGAGGTCGTCACTCTTCATTTGAATAATGTCCCCTTCTAAACCTATCACTCGTTTTACATATCGCTTATCGTCACCTTTAATGATGACGATGTCTCCTTTTTGTGGTTCAGAAAACGCATAAACGATCTTATTCACATATAACTTTTCTTGATCGTGAAGAGTAGGTGACATGGATGCACCTTCTACCATATATGGAGCAAAGAAATAGGCTTTTGTGATGAATACAAAGACTAAAGCAAAGCCAATCGCCTTTAGCCAGCTTACCCATTCGTTTTTTTGCTTTGTTTCTTTTTCTTGTTCTATCATATCTTCATTCACCTCGGCGCAACGATTTCAATTTTTAATCGATCTGGATCTTCAAAGAATAAAGCATAATGATTTTCTCCACCTGCAAAAGGAAACTTGTCCTCATACAAAAAGGAAATATTTTTCTTCTTCAATTGTACACGAAGGTGCTCTATTTGCGCACGTGATTTAGCCCAAAAGGCCAAGTGATTAAGTCCTGGTCGCTTCCGGTGAAAAGGTATGTCATTGTAAGAATTCTCCGTTTGTACAAAAACAAGATACAGTGATTCCATTTTGTAGCTAAACCCTTTTTCCCATTCTTGAAAAAGAGAAAAGCCTAACTCCGGCAGCAGCCATTCATAAAAAACTTTTGTTTCCTTTAGATTCTTTACGTTGATTTCGATATGATGCAAGCCTCGTGGTGATGTCATGATTTCTCCTATTTACCCTCTACTTAAAAAAAGGTACTCTATCACTTTTAATATTTCGCGAAATAGCCTACAATGGTAAAGATTTCCGCTTCACTACAGGAGGGTTATATCTATGAACACTAAAACAAAACACGCAGCAATCTTCCTGGCTATTTCTTTGCTTTGGTTGAAAACATATATTGTTTATAAAGTTTCATTTACGCTGCCTATCGATCATTTCCTGCAAGAAATTTTATTATTTTTAAATCCTTTAAGTTTTCTCGTACTCTATTTTTGTTTTGCTAACCTGGCTTCACCTGCTAAAAGAAGACGAATCATCTTAAGGCTCTCCTTCATTTATAGCTTTATCTTGTATGCGAACGTCGTCTATTATCGATTCTTTACCGATTTTCTTACGATCCCGGTATTGTTTCAAACAAAGAATGTTGGTGATATCGGAAACAGTGTTTATGAACTGATCTATATCACAGACATTTTCTTTTTTGTTGATCTATTTTTACTGGCTTATCTATTGAAGCAGACAAGATGGAAGTCAGATCATCAATTAAAAACAGTGGATCGGAGAAAATTTTTCTTATATGGTGTGGCTATTTTATCTGTTCATTTAGTCCTTGCAGAAATAAACCGGCCTCAGCTTTTAACTCGTACATTTGACAGAGAAATTCTTGTAAAAAGCCTAGGAACCTTCAATTACCACCTGTACGACATCATGCTCCAATCGAAGTCTTCTATGCAAAAAGCACTAGCAAGCAATATGGATGCTGAGGAAATTCTCCGGAATGTAAAAAAAGAGACCGTTAATAACCCTGAGCTCTATGGAATTGCCAAAGGAAAAAACTTAATCATGGTCTCTCTCGAATCTACGCAAAATTTTGTACTGAATTACGAAATTAACGGTGAAGAAGTTACCCCTTTCTTAAACGAACTTGCTAAATCCAGCTATTATTTTAATAATTTTTATCATCAAACAGGTCAGGGGAAGACATCCGATTCTGAGTTTTTGATCGATAATTCCTTATATCCACTGCCAAGGGGTGCTGTTTTTCAAACCCATCCATTGAACGAATATAACGCGATGCCTGAAATTTTAAAGTCAAACGGCTATTATTCTGCTGTTTTTCACGGCAACAATAAAAGCTTTTGGAACCGGGATGTTATTTATAAAACAATGGGCTATGACAAGTTTTATAGTGAGGAATACTATAACGTAACAGACGAAAACTCGATCAACTATGGACTTAAAGATATACCTTTCTTTGATCAATCCATGCCCTATTTAAAGAAGCTGCCTCAGCCTTTTTATGCTCGGTTTATTACCCTTACAAACCATCATCCTTATTTGATCAGTGAAAAGGAACAGTGGATCGAGCCCTACCCTGTAGAAGATGGAACGGTTAGCCGCTATTTTACAACCGTACGCTACGCGGACGAAGCATTGCGCCAGTTTTTTGAAGAACTGAAGAGTTCTGGATTATATGAGAATTCAGTGGTAGTCGTTTATGGAGACCATTACGGGATATCTGAACGACATCAAGAAGCGATGGCTGATGTATTGAGCAAAGCCACGCTCACAGCCTTCAATCAAGTAGAACTGCAACAAGTACCCTTATTCATTCACGTTCCAGGAAAAAAAGGCAAGCAGCTTGATACGGTCGGTGGACAGATTGATCTAAAACCTACGCTGCTACACTTACTTGGAATTGAATCTAAGGATGACGTTCATTTTGGTACAGATCTATTTTCAAAAGAACATCATGAATTAACCGTTCTCCGTAACGGCTCGTTCGTTACAGACGATTATATTTATACAAATGAGACGTGTTATGTAAAACCTTTTGGAGCACCTGTAGAAGAGGAAAAATGTAAGCCTTATATCGAACAGGCAAAAGAGGAACTCGATCAGTCAGATCGAATCATCTATGGGGATCTGCTGCGTTTTTTAAAATAAATATAGCCCCCTTGTGAGGGGCTATATTTTTTGGTGTGTATCATGATTCATTTAAAACCTTCTTTTACTTCTTTTGATATTCTAATTATAGAGCTGAGGCCTAGGATTAAACACGAAATAAAAAATATGCTATTCCACTCACCTATGAAGATGAAGTAAAAGATGCTTAACAAAGCAGCTAAAATAATCATACAATCTAAAATAAAGGCAAACTTCACTCTCATTTTCTTAACCTCCTAAGTCTTTTTATAAGGCTGTTTTCGAAAACTTTGTTGCTTTTGGAAGTGTTGATTTCCGTTCCAGGCTGCTCG from Bacillus sp. E(2018) encodes:
- a CDS encoding DNA-3-methyladenine glycosylase I, with the protein product MNRCKWSEESEMLQQYHDTEWGQYVEGDNELFECLTLELFQSGLSWKTILHKRENFRNAFSQFDIEKVMQFGEKEIDGLLNDAGIVRHRKKIEATIENAKRVHELVKKFGSFEAFLKQLPNETEEKQKVLKKTFKHVGLTTAESFLEATGRKPATHSEQCFMVAK
- a CDS encoding LTA synthase family protein, whose translation is MNTKTKHAAIFLAISLLWLKTYIVYKVSFTLPIDHFLQEILLFLNPLSFLVLYFCFANLASPAKRRRIILRLSFIYSFILYANVVYYRFFTDFLTIPVLFQTKNVGDIGNSVYELIYITDIFFFVDLFLLAYLLKQTRWKSDHQLKTVDRRKFFLYGVAILSVHLVLAEINRPQLLTRTFDREILVKSLGTFNYHLYDIMLQSKSSMQKALASNMDAEEILRNVKKETVNNPELYGIAKGKNLIMVSLESTQNFVLNYEINGEEVTPFLNELAKSSYYFNNFYHQTGQGKTSDSEFLIDNSLYPLPRGAVFQTHPLNEYNAMPEILKSNGYYSAVFHGNNKSFWNRDVIYKTMGYDKFYSEEYYNVTDENSINYGLKDIPFFDQSMPYLKKLPQPFYARFITLTNHHPYLISEKEQWIEPYPVEDGTVSRYFTTVRYADEALRQFFEELKSSGLYENSVVVVYGDHYGISERHQEAMADVLSKATLTAFNQVELQQVPLFIHVPGKKGKQLDTVGGQIDLKPTLLHLLGIESKDDVHFGTDLFSKEHHELTVLRNGSFVTDDYIYTNETCYVKPFGAPVEEEKCKPYIEQAKEELDQSDRIIYGDLLRFLK
- a CDS encoding VOC family protein, giving the protein MTSPRGLHHIEINVKNLKETKVFYEWLLPELGFSLFQEWEKGFSYKMESLYLVFVQTENSYNDIPFHRKRPGLNHLAFWAKSRAQIEHLRVQLKKKNISFLYEDKFPFAGGENHYALFFEDPDRLKIEIVAPR
- the lepB gene encoding signal peptidase I — its product is MIEQEKETKQKNEWVSWLKAIGFALVFVFITKAYFFAPYMVEGASMSPTLHDQEKLYVNKIVYAFSEPQKGDIVIIKGDDKRYVKRVIGLEGDIIQMKSDDLYVNNKKVKESYLQENKSEAKSLGVYLTEDFGPLKVPKGKVFVMGDNRLNSMDSRNGLGLIETKAIEGRSEVVIYPFSEMRATQ
- a CDS encoding helix-turn-helix transcriptional regulator; translated protein: MVGQRIRYYRKTKGLTQEELAQGICSVSYLSKIEKGDAKSSEEVINLLCERLGISPEEVDESKILEMLNEWNMMMVDRQFEEASNTYIEIKEKMEGITDPSLRLRYELFYSRYLMVIEPPMLDETKEKLESIEKLLDHLSNDLKFYYFMFWGMYYNFNKNYNEALNYLHKAEKQFNQTSNIQDSEAAVNYYLLALTYSFLMRVTSITTYTFKAIYIFDRDYNYSRSADCQILLGISYRRAKHYDLAETHLKNALKYSTMFKDETLNGIIYHNLGYISSCKKEHLKAIDRYEKSLGYKQSQSPQNMANTIYLLASEHYELGNFEKVLELIKSGLDLVDEEQESYYNLILLQYKINGIESEEYIQYLRKKAIPFFEHKGIWEYVSNYAELLADMFFNQGHYKKASEYYRVANNARKNIF
- a CDS encoding L,D-transpeptidase — translated: MPYEIYISTVRKRLALVKDGKVIKRYPIGVGKMLTPTPTGTYTIINKAPNPGGPFGVMWMGLSRPHYGIHGTDTPSSIGKNVSKGCVRMQNNHVLELSQIVPIGTKVVIRA